From the Malus domestica chromosome 17, GDT2T_hap1 genome, one window contains:
- the LOC103425850 gene encoding protein ESSENTIAL FOR POTEXVIRUS ACCUMULATION 1-like isoform X3, which yields MAHGKVSLPQDLLPSNLVDSHFSAKDQVASDSSIPLSPQWLYAKPDSKTLATGASGEMHANDSLSHGNSTDPNSRDIWRVDGSQEKKDWKRSAPDLDSSRRWREEERETGLLGRRDRKKEDRHVGASLTRDATENTAEDRRVGATSTKDAAENKLLSSDRRNESRRDNKWSSRWGPEDKDKDSRIEKRAEVEREDVHAEKQSFSNSNRAASERDSDSRDKWRPRHRIEVQPAGAAPYHAAPGFGMARGRVEKVGFAAGRGRSNTGCLQIGKPVLGKSGHFADMYCYPRGKLLDIYRKQKKDSTFDIMPDGMEHVSPITQVGSIEPLAFVAPDAEEEAGLGDILKGRITSSEVVYNLSGDKNVLNEDAKGSSNVTLSKEEGHFAANPEQNVQSAEKVILNNSFPVTVAEVSPICGLQTFMLKECVATEGEQKVLTVTAAADREIGPSNDDANSRSSGCQEQTSSSDHHYFKSNEDALLLERIVSPEDMSLCYLDPQGNIQGPFLGIDIIAWFEQGFFGIDLPVRSFDAPNGSPFQELGEMMPHLKTKSGPVSDSSLPTQLEPLGAVGGSLDERISAPNYDGGSAILNNQGIQNVVAEDEEIVFPGRSKGSSDCLLRSSPDIHGSFANLPSLHSLANEVSETNIPDQQDEKLHPFGLLMSELGGNSLLRPAQSSHSFFGMDDQVPFRDTFVEGATVANQDSLGAMIDQPSFVETRPDNYIKNNTNVSLGSIDSPHLPHMGQASNGFDPAEHIMSQKLLKEQLQQLNHLSPFTVAHSAGTGVDRFPGFGFSDSKNPNIQPSFHHPVADMEHIFEMQHQQQRQLELRQQQHELELQQQQRKLERQQQQRWLELQEHQRQLELQEHQRQLEIQRQHQLELQHHRQLELQQQQRQLELQQQRLLQDQLHQHQMKLQQQQKSQAQHLLLEHFLHQQMSDSGYGQWKADATRGNPFDHLHSRKHLLDDLHQMSHSSRHDPLLEHIIQANIGRPGQTDFFDLISQAKQRNMHTSELQPRLQQHELQAQQLSAALREQLQMEGERHIGANRFVDEASQVVRDPVGHHQAQMVGFSSSENYQQLPTHEPQLSHLNWNHAIREQLQGGFYEPNSLEFERSSVPASSLGMNLDILSARGQGLDEFYSSHPFGLEHLPFGNNGHLEDGSAEALVPHSHLHAEQTRRDSEAAMDFSDANIWSSSDGDKEPSKQIFMDLHQKIGRQSTRLSEVDYQHHLSSSRNRGESVHHPFSLLPDQAVGMNNSFTEGPFTSNPRAFMEDLSELEGNNWKKQVVKSYEGNMVEQEETSRELHSNAHSRQSSLSSAGGGGSFYSSETGIDKPLGEEISNGRLPSTVTKGYDNALHRRRVLCSQDVLSEAAQRNPAATQVSETQASSKNDAQFRRTSSYSDATVSEASFIDMLKKPVISEADAANRAVALESSDGGGQAGRTGKKKGKKGRQIDPALLGFKVSSNRILMGEIHRLND from the exons ATGGCGCACGGAAAAGTCAGTCTCCCTCAAGATCTCCTCCCCTCGAATCTGGTCGATTCACACTTCTCCGCCAAAG ATCAAGTTGCCTCAGACAGCAGCATCCCTTTGTCTCCCCAGTGGCTGTATGCTAAACCAGATTCCAAGACACTGGCAACTGGAGCATCAGGA GAAATGCATGCAAATGATTCTCTGTCTCATGGAAACTCAACTGATCCCAATTCGAGAGACATTTGGCGTGTAGATGGATCTCAGGAGAAAAAAGATTGGAAGAGGAGTGCACCTGATTTAGATAGTAGCCGCCGCTGGcgtgaagaggagagagaaacagGCTTACTTGGTAGGAGAGATCGAAAGAAAGAAGATCGCCATGTAGGTGCTAGTCTAACGAGGGATGCTACTGAGAATACAGCAGAAGATCGCCGTGTAGGTGCGACTTCAACTAAGGATGCTGCAGAAAATAAACTATTGTCTTCTGACCGCCGGAATGAATCCCGAAGAGATAACAAATGGTCATCAAGGTGGGGGCCTGAAGATAAAGACAAGGACTCTCGGATAGAGAAAAGGGCTGAGGTCGAGAGGGAAGATGTACATGCTGAGAAGCAGTCTTTTTCCAATAGCAACCGTGCAGCTTCTGAGCGTGATAGTGATTCTCGTGATAAGTGGAGGCCGCGCCATCGCATAGAGGTTCAACCAGCTGGGGCAGCCCCATATCATGCTGCACCAGGATTTGGGATGGCTCGGGGGCGTGTGGAAAAAGTAGGATTTGCTGCTGGACGAGGGAGGTCTAACACTGGATGCCTACAGATTGGCAAACCTGTTCTTGGAAAATCTGGCCATTTTGCTGATATGTATTGCTATCCCAGAGGAAAGCTCCTTGATATTTATCGCAAGCAAAAGAAGGATTCAACTTTTGATATTATGCCTGATGGGATGGAGCATGTATCACCAATAACCCAAGTGGGCTCGATTGAGCCATTGGCTTTTGTTGCACCTGATGCAGAGGAAGAG GCTGGTCTGGGAGATATATTGAAGGGAAGAATTACTAGCAGTGAAGTGGTATACAACTTGTCTGGGGACAAGAATGTATTAAATGAAGATGCTAAAG GATCTAGCAATGTCACTTTAAGCAAGGAGGAAGGACACTTTGCAGCTAACCCAGAACAAAATGTCCAATCTGCCGAAAAGGTCATTTTGAACAATTCTTTTCCAGTTACTGTCGCTGAGGTGTCACCTATTTGTGGCTTACAAACATTTATgttaaagg AATGTGTTGCTACTGAAGGTGAGCAGAAAGTTCTGACAGTCACAGCAGCGGCAGATAGGGAGATTGGTCCTAGTAATGATGATGCTAACTCAAGAAGTTCAGGGTGCCAGGAG CAAACCTCAAGCAGTGATCATCACTATTTCAAGAGCAATGAGGACGCCCTTCTATTGGAAAGAATTGTCTCACCTGAGGATATGAGTTTGTGCTACCTTGATCCTCAAGGGAATATCCAGGGGCCTTTCCTGGGGATCGATATAATTGCATGGTTTGAGCAAGGATTTTTCGGAATTGACTTGCCAGTTCGTTCATTTGATGCTCCCAATGGATCTCCTTTCCAAGAACTTGGTGAAATGATGCCACATCTGAAAACTAAATCTGGGCCTGTCTCCGACTCTAGTTTGCCTACTCAATTAGAGCCATTGGGTGCTGTTGGAGGCAGCTTGGACGAGAGAATATCTGCTCCTAACTATGATGGGGGGTCTGCTATTCTAAACAATCAAGGCATTCAGAATGTTGTTGCAGAAGATGAGG AAATTGTATTTCCTGGAAGGTCTAAAGGCAGCAGCGATTGCCTTTTAAGGTCTTCACCTGACATTCATGGCTCATTTGCAAATCTTCCCAGCCTTCATTCCCTTGCAAATGAAGTTTCGGAAACTAACATCCCTGATCAGCAGGACGAAAAGCTGCATCCTTTTGGCCTGTTGATGTCAGAGCTCGGAGGCAACTCACTTTTAAGGCCTGCTCAATCATCTCATTCGTTTTTCGGCATGGATGATCAGGTTCCTTTTAGAGATACCTTCGTTGAAGGTGCCACTGTTGCTAATCAGGATTCCCTTGGTGCCATGATTGATCAACCTTCCTTCGTGGAGACACGGCCtgataattatataaaaaataacacCAATGTTAGTCTGGGTTCTATAGATTCTCCCCATTTACCTCACATGGGGCAAGCAAGCAATGGCTTTGACCCAGCAGAACATATAATGTCACAGAAGTTACTAAAAGAACAGCTTCAGCAGCTGAACCATCTTTCTCCATTTACCGTTGCACATAGTGCAGGAACAGGAGTGGACCGGTTCCCTGGATTTGGTTTTTCTGACAGCAAGAACCCTAATATCCAGCCGTCATTCCATCATCCAGTGGCAGATATGgaacatatttttgaaatgcaGCATCAGCAGCAGCGTCAGTTGGAGCTTCGTCAGCAGCAACACGAGTTGGAGCTTCAGCAACAGCAGCGTAAGTTGGAGCGTCAGCAACAGCAGCGTTGGTTGGAGCTTCAGGAACACCAGCGTCAGTTGGAGCTTCAGGAACACCAACGTCAGTTGGAGATTCAGCGCCAGCATCAGTTGGAGCTACAGCACCACCGTCAATTGGAGCTTCAGCAGCAGCAGCGTCAGCTGGAGCTTCAGCAACAGCGTCTCTTGCAGGATCAACTTCACCAACACCAAATGAAATTGCAGCAACAACAGAAATCTCAAGCTCAACACTTGCTCCTTGAACATTTTTTGCATCAACAGATGTCCGATTCTGGTTATGGGCAGTGGAAGGCAGATGCTACAAGAGGCAACCCTTTCGATCATTTACATTCAAGGAAGCACCTTCTAGATGACTTGCACCAGATGTCCCATTCCTCGAGGCATGATCCATTATTAGAGCACATCATCCAAGCAAATATAGGACGCCCGGGACAGACTGATTTCTTTGACCTGATATCTCAGGCCAAGCAAAGGAATATGCACACTTCGGAGCTGCAACCTCGTCTTCAGCAGCATGAGCTGCAGGCACAGCAGTTGTCCGCAGCATTGAGGGAGCAACTGCAGATGGAAGGGGAAAGGCATATCGGTGCGAACCGGTTTGTAGATGAAGCAAGCCAAGTTGTTAGGGATCCTGTTGGTCATCACCAGGCTCAGATGGTAGGATTTAGTTCTTCAGAAAATTACCAGCAACTTCCCACCCATGAACCGCAACTAAGCCATCTCAACTGGAATCATGCCATACGTGAGCAACTCCAGGGAGGGTTCTACGAACCTAACTCTCTGGAATTTGAGAGGTCATCTGTTCCTGCTAGTTCGCTTGGGATGAACTTGGATATTCTCAGTGCACGTGGGCAGGGTCTGGATGAGTTTTATTCGTCTCATCCATTTGGTTTGGAGCACTTGCCTTTTGGGAACAATGGACATCTGGAAGATGGCTCCGCTGAAGCACTTGTACCGCATTCGCATCTTCATGCCGAGCAAACCCGCCGAGACTCAGAAGCTGCCATGGATTTTTCTGATGCAAATATATGGTCTTCATCCGATGGTGATAAAGAACCctcaaaacaaatttttatgGACCTTCACCAAAAAATCGGTCGTCAATCTACACGGTTATCAGAAGTTGATTATCAGCATCACCTATCATCTTCTAGAAACCGGGGAGAATCTGTACATCATCCATTTAGTCTTCTCCCTGATCAAGCAGTTGGTATGAACAACTCTTTCACGGAAGGGCCCTTTACATCTAATCCCAGAGCATTTATGGAAGATTTATCAGAGTTGGAGGGAAATAATTGGAAGAAGCAGGTTGTGAAAAGCTATGAAGGCAACATGGTAGAACAAGAAGAAACATCAAGGGAACTTCATAGTAATGCCCATAGCAGGCAGAGTTCACTTAGCAGTGCTG GGGGAGGTGGGAGTTTTTACAGCTCCGAGACAGGAATAGATAAACCGCTTGGAGAAGAGATTTCTAATGGGAG GCTGCCTTCTACTGTAACCAAAGGGTACGACAATGCTTTGCATAGACGCCGGGTTTTATGTTCCCAGGACGTTTTGTCTGAGGCAGCACAAAGAAATCCAGCTGCAACCCAGGTCTCTGAAACGCAAGCATCTAGCAAGAATGATGCGCAATTTAGGAGGACTTCGTCTTACAGTGACGCTACAGTGTCCGAGGCATCATTCATAGACATGCTCAAGAAACCAGTCATTTCAGAGGCTGATGCAGCCAACAGAGCAGTGGCACTGGAGTCATCTGATGGAGGTGGCCAAGCGGGGCGGACGGGCAAGAAGAAAGGGAAGAAGGGAAGACAGATTGATCCTGCTCTCCTCGGCTTTAAGGTTTCCAGCAACCGGATCTTGATGGGCGAGATCCATCGCCTCAATGATTGA